The nucleotide sequence ATTGGCCTCTGACAGCTGTCTGTACCTAATTTAGAGTGACAAGTGTAATAATGCTGATTAATAGCACGGCCAGCTGCCTTGAAACAGGTAAATCAGCTGTTTGCGCCCCCAGGTGAAATAGTTTTATGATACTCTTGTGAAAATTTAGGTTGCAGTGGAAGATTGAGTTGACCCTTTTGATATCCTGTTTTTCAACAGGCAGCATGAGCATGGTGTTCGTGCAACAGATATTGCCAGTAAATTtgaatgtaattttaaattcaaatttgaaatgattttttttaaaaatatgcagcactatgtattttactgttttctcaGTAGGATCACCCTCCAACTTACAACACTGTCATAACTGGTAAGTAAAACAGAATAACTATAATAGTGGGGTTTTTCGTATGTGTCAAAATTATGTACCACAACAGTACTGACACCACTCTCTACCACCTAGCATTGCACTCGCTCTTTTACAGTAGGTGTCCTGAACAGCATTTACTATTGCCCCTTACTCACCATAACACCTACAATAGCCCTTTTTGATTCAACATCCACCTTTTAAAAAGGACCGAGGCCAAAACCCTGCCTCCGCCAAATGAGTCAGTCATTAGGCAAGGTGCAGTGCATAAAGGGAGGAGTTAATTTTTACACCAAAGCGTTCAGAACAGTCAGTGGTTACATGATTAagcatattttttattttctttttgtcccattgcttgtgtttttattcaaacgTATAATAACAAATAGTTAGCACATGGCCAATTATTTAGTCAAATAAGGTGTCTGAGCTAAACTAGCATATTTTACTTTCTACATAAGTATTTTCTGTGATCACATCTTAAGAAGGACTTTTAAAGGGAGCTTTAATTGACTGCTTTCAAGAAGGAAATGGGTACCTTTGCCCAAAAAGATGCCATTTACATACCCAGCTAACCTCCTCAGTATTTACCTTCCACTCTACTTAACATTCAGTTTGCAGTGTTAGCAAACTAGTGCATGATTGACTGGATCTGAGTGACCTTTATCTAGATCAACGCAGGAATTCCCATGTGTCAAAGTGAACCTTGAATTGATAGCAGACTTTAGACACAACAGGACAGAAATACTAAACACTGTGACCATTTGTACCTCTCAGAACGTCACCAGGCACATTTGGAACTTTGACACATTGACAATGAAACCCAAGCACAAAGGGATCCTGAATCTTGAAGGCCTTAGTTTTGGCGTAAGTGAGGAACAAAACAGTACAACTGTAAATGTAGATGCAATAAATGGAGCAAATGGCAAACTGTGATAACGTCTCTCAAGTTAGACAAACTGAGAATGTGTGAAGCAGAAGAGGCTTTTTTAAATGAGATGAATAGTTTTATATTTGGTGCTGCCATGTATTGTTCCTACGGAAACCGTTTCAccagacatacacaaacagattcCTGAACAAAAACGGAAATATATGATAAcgtaaatgaaataaaataacaataattaagAAGGTCATGTGACAGCTGCTACAAAGGCACTGTGAAAACCTGAattcacacataaaataaacacatgataATGAACAATGCTCAGGGTGTTGATTCAGAGACTGTAAAGCTACCACAGAGAACATTATCTGTAAACCTGGAATTAATGTATTCAATGTCCCCAAGGAGAACTTCCTCACAAAGTTGAAAACAGTTTGTCAAAATTGCAGTGTATCTGATAAGGTCAGGGCAACATAAACAAAGACTTGCTAATCAGAGAAAGATCCATGTTACCTTGGCCACATGGTCACAAAGGCCACAGGGTGAGAACAATGGCTGAGATCAGCTCTGTGAGCAACTAATTTATCTTCTGTTTGCTCAGTTGCATATTGAGTACTCGTTTTAATTGGATCTATCTCTGAGGCCAGGAACATTTTCTGGGAAAATGTGTTTAGCACCAAATGTTCTGAATCTACTCTCCTTCTCTTTAATTCACCGTTCAGGGTCAATGTTGAAATTGTACGAAATTTTGAAATGCATGAATTAAGTTGATTGCTGTGGGGCTCTGGGATTATACTTTGTTTTGGGTCTAAATGTGCTGTTCCCAAGCAAGCCAATTAATAAAATGCTGCTTGTCAAATAAAATTTCAAAACAATTAAGGATACTTGGTGTCCTAATGGACAAGAACAAGAGACATGATGTGTAAATCAAACTGTGTTGTATGGTGTTCAGGTCCACAAGAACAAAACCTTAAAACCCAGCAGATGATTCAATACAGCTCCTTGAGCTTTAACAAAGAGGAATATGTTATACCCCCTCTTAGCCCCAACACAGTATTAAATCTTAGGTAAATCCTGGTAATCTCTGGGCATTTGGAACAGGTCTGGCTGTTGTTCCAACTGTATTTGAAGCTGTAGCAAATGTTACACAATGACAATGATTGGAAAATATCAGCGGATGGTAAAATTACTCAAGACTCAAGATTACTCAGTCTAACTCAGCAGCAATGAAGGCATGAGCAAAACTTCTGCTGCTGGGAACCTTTGTACAACACATCTCAGGTAATGCAAGCACAGGCCAGAGGTCAGTGTTAGTGTTACATTGCTTTTTAACACTTTCTTGTAGTTCTGATGCCAAAATGGATGAAATACAGTGCGTGTGGATAGTGGATATAAGTTTTCGATGTTAGAAAgctaaacataaataaatatgacatgAGAAGATTGTCAGTTCTTTTCCACTTGTTCACACCTGCTGTCAGGAGGAGTTGGAATATCCACTCAGACAAGTCTGGGCAGTTCACACTAGTCAGAGCCTTAGGGGAGTAGTGAAGATAATTTCTATGTTGTAGTGTTCAGTAAAACATCAACctacacacaaaatacaatgaGAGGAAATGTTAAAATGGGCTGTGTTATTTTGTCTTACCAATGGAATGTCTGTAACTGGTACCAACAAATTCACATCCTGACTGAAGCTCATTCAGTCGGGGAGATTTTAGCGTCAAATCCTGTTCTAGAGAAGGATCTCTGAAGCCTATTCAGTGCTGAATTGTTAATCCAATGGACTTTTCCCACTACAATTAGCTTTGTTATTGTACCACATAAATCCTGCCAGCTTTGTAAATTAATGAGTGGATTTGTGGTTACTGCACCATGAGTTTCGGTGTTATGGAGACCTGCAAGCTTGTATTTCAGGTACTTTTCAGTCCCATGGTGATACCAAAGACTCGGATAAGTTGACACATGGTGACTCAGGTTTGATTGTATTATTACCATTCTTTTTtgttatatgttttatttttatagcacAAACTGTCACTATTTTTTCAGATCTCCAGAGTTATTATACAACAAATATAAAAGGCATGAGAGTTCACTtttcacattctctctctctcgccatTTTAGGACCCTGAATAATGTCTGGATGTACCCCATGTCTCTAAAAGCTGGCTGGGCTCATTTTACAAATTACATCACTACAGTTACAGTATATCAAGCTATGAGTAGCATTCATGCTCAAGTAACATCATCAAATTCATAGCTCAggtcctgtctgctgtttggccacagcagctgtgcatttccacaaacacactggcTCAGTCAAACGTCTATATTTAACTCtgaatggtggtggtggtggtggtgggggctgtGCTGGGGGTACACTTCCACAGCCTTGAATGGGCAAGATCACTCACTGCTGCACCAGCATTGATGGAAACTGCTACAGCTGAAGTGCACTGAGCTGTAATAATACAAGTCTATGAGTTTCTTCCTCGAGAGCACTGTGCCACCTCACTCACACTACGCTTGGTTttttggtggtggtgctggtaAAGCCTCAAACCTGGTGATGAGCACAAGCACTGCACTGCTGCGGGCTTTTAGACTGAtgttaaaaaattattttttgtggCACTTGGGTGAGGTTTACAGTAGTAtatctttgtttctctgtaatgaaaaaaaaaagagcacagagAATTCTTCCCACAACAAAGCTCGCCAACTGTGCCCAGCCCAAACAAAGCACTGTGGACACCTAAACAGAATATGATGTTGAGACCAAATATTGTTGTAGACTGAAAGATAAAGTCTTTGGGTTTAACTTTCTCACACCCAGTGCACACTAACTGGGGTTGTCACAGTGAGAAGGGCAGAGGCGGGTCAGCTGTTTCGTTGAGGTCAGTGGGATTTCTTGGATGGATTGGGTGACAGCTGATGCAACATTTCTAAGACCTTGCTGTTGCACTACTGTActtttgcagaaaataaaagcacctTGTTAATATTGGTGCACTTAAAATTGATGTTTGTTGACCAGAAATTCTCAGAGTGAACAGTGAATAGAACCTATAAACATTATatacatatgcatacatatacagacatatacatacaattttctttgatttttgtaTAGGTAACTACCTAACACATTTTTCAAGGGTGGAATTcaaatttgttatttatgtgtAGACAGTAGCCTTCAGTTTCTTCAcactgcatatgtgtgtgtaatttagGTGTGTTGAATAATAAGACTTTATCATCACAACAATCTCCCAGATTGGCAAAGGTTACGTAGGTGTTTCCACGTAGACATTTAAATCAATCAACATCACCGTCACCTCTGCAGTTATGCAACTTTGTTTTCAGTTGCTTGGAGATATTTCAAAATCAGATCTAAACCATTATTAAGACTTTGttttgtgagtttgttttgCCTAACCCAGCCTAAACATCCTCAATTTATTCAGCTGAGAAATGTTAGAGCCACTTACAAAAAGGCCAAGGATGTAGACAAGAGGTAGACATGCTGATCCTATTACAAACTCCAAAATGTGCTTTGTTACACTAGATTATCTTGAGCATATTATCGTAGTTTATTTAAGTTTTGCtgcataaaaaaagaaagagaaaaaacaagcaagTAAAAGAAATTAGAGAGAATTGATGATGCAGGAAGACTAGGACCTCACCATTTTATTTAACTGAAACAAATAACAGAATTAAAACAGGATGTAAATATGCACATTCAGCCATTGAAGTAAACTCTATTaaccaaacagagagagggacggCAGAGTTTGTGTACTTTTGTGTTAAACAATGGCGCAATATTTACAGAAGTATTCAAAAGTACAGtacctaaataaataaatgacagtgtAATATAAGCCCTGAGAAGGTGGAAGCTCAAACTGCCTGAGTGTTTGCTGTTGAGTAAGAGATTTTTAGAATGGAAATGTGAGCAGGCCTTGAAGGGTTTGGTAAAGGCACTGAGCCTGTATGAGTATTTGAAAATCTATGTAAGCAAAGCATTAGTTCTAATGcaaacatatatttttcttttttaaactttacaaTGGCTACATACTTAGCTTTAGCTTCTCTTAGACTATATGGCAGTTGGTCAGTAAATGAGTACAAAAAGTGAGGTATAGATACAATGTCTAATTTGATTGAAATGttatatattacatttaaataacagGTTAGGCAACGTTCAACTCCCAGTCTGCCTGTCACAACAGATTCTCCACTAATTTGCATAGTCTCCTGATTTCAAAACACTGGACAGGTGCTCCCTGGGTGTGAATTCCAAAACTGCAGGTTATGCGTTACATAATTAGTTTACGTGAAACTACAGTAAAGGGGGGGTGGTGTCAAGGCGTGATTTTGATTGGGTCATTTTAAGCCAATTGAAATAAAGTGATACTGGAGATAACCTGGTGAGTGGCAGACTAAGTGGGAACGGGAGTGAGTTTCCCCCCTCGCATAACTTCAGTCACATGCAGACTGAAGGAATGTAAAGTGAGCTGGAGAAGGGCGTTGATGATATAAAGGGGAGTGTCTTTGCTCCACCAATAGCATGGTAGAGCCCACTCCTCCTTGACAAGGCTTTGCATAACACTGGAGACTTGGCCTGCCATGCGGTCTGAGAGTGACGTCAGcatattttcattaatttatgaaaacaatgaattaatCTCAAACTATAGAGTGGATCAACAGCTTCTCTGGCCAAATGTCaagtcaaatgtgtttttttttccactaccGGGGAATGGCTGTGGAACTTCCTTGAGCACAGGGGTGGGAAGATTTGTCTGTTTGATGTGACACCCACACATTTAacctgtgtgctgctgttgataTCTAAGGGAATGCTACCCTCGTTAAGAATCTTTATTTCCTTACCTCTATGTCAAGGGGCAGTTGGGTCAATGTTTGTGATCTACTGCTTGACATCCCTTACAACAACCTTATTGTAGGCGACAGACTTTTCTGATGTGATACTGAGATGTAAAGTCAGCGGCAGCTCCACAAACAATGTTGTACTGGATTTTTGAAGGCATAAAATGCAGTTTTGCTCATACACAGTGTGTAGCACTGCAAACTTTGAAATCTACACCTCTGAACTGGACCTTTATCTAAGAGTTCAGCCCAGTTTAGGACACAAAAGACAGTAACAGCTTATCTTGCATATTAAGTCAAAGAGCTGCTCATTATCAATTTTGTCCACCAGCAACCCTACAAATCCAAGGTTAAGTTTAGCATAgtctttaaattattttttaaatgtattattttatttatttggcagGGGATTATGTTTTTATGAGGTAGCTGGCAGGagagaaatgacaggaaataagaggagagagagatctATCAGAATGCTACAGATCTCCAGCTTTTCTTTCAGGTacataaaaaaaagattgaaaataaaaaatttgtTGTCTTCTAAGTGGAAATGGTACTATATAGTCTCTGCAGTCTATAGCCTGTTTCTACAGATAAAATGCACTGCCACTGTGCACCTACATGAGAAAATCTAATTTGACAGAGGCTCATGTAAAGTAGAAGCAGACAGGAATGCAGAGTGACAAACTGATTCATACTGCCACCTGCTGAAAACATGGTGATGCCTTCATCAGTCAGCTGAAGCTGATATTATATGTATTCCTAACAATGTATAGGAGTGATCAGTGTCTCACAGATTTGAGTTTATATAAAACATGAAGACAATAAGAAAACCACATTCACATTTTATGGCTGTTCAATTCCACAAGTGCACATTCAGACACATTTGAAcagtaataaatgttttatatgtatatggCATTGTATATGTAAAGAGATGTGTCCTCAAAAAATATTAcagtatcaaaaataaaagtctttcaATAAgccaaaataaattaaaatacgACAAAACACAGttgccacacaaacacattatcaTGGCTACATCCATTAAACTCTTcaactaaataaaaaacaaaactcacatttctaaacataagatcactgacagactgacagatgttCTGTTCAAAAcaatttaccaaaaaaaaaaaaaaatcttataaATCTTTAGAAAAACTAGATTTTTgtaaacacaagaaaaacagaacatgcTCAATGAAATGGGAAGGTTAACAGCGCTCTGTCAAAAGAGTACCTGCTCCTTTCTGGTTTTAACTGTTAGAAACAACATAACTTTATAGGTCCAGTCAACTTGAAGGAGTTACAATGTGTTATGAATCAGGATTATGAGGTAACAGTACAAGGTGAGTAAAATGTAGtaaacatgaacatgacagtcAACTCTCAACCTCTCAACCATACTGTCTATGGTAAGTGCTGTTCCTTCTCCTTTAACAACAGCTTGATTCTGGTACAACACATTGGATCTCTGCTGACAGTCACTGTACAGGATCCAGTTCCTCATTATGCCTCTGACACCGTCAAAAGCATTAATGCTTTGGAGGAGCACCGAACTGCAAATGAAATATTATTCCACAGGCCTTTGCTTGCAGCCCCTTTGCCATCACTTGGTAGCTTTTGATATCATTCAGCGTTTGTCCCGTCTTTTGTCCATTTCCTTTTGAATCCGAGCCTCCAGAGCTGCCCTCATGGATGAATCCAAGATGTTCTTTTCTGCAACACGCTCCACTACCTTCTCAGGCTTATCATTcttgagaaacagagagaacattAGATAATTGAGACCAAATGAAACTAAAGtagaccaacacacacaaaaagccagGAAATGAGGCAAAGGGATGCACATTCACCTTGTGCACGAGGAAGGACGTAATGGCACCAGAGTCCGCCTGATAGTCAAGCCAGAAGAGTTCAGTCCCATGGGTCTCTGTCTCAGTGCTTGACCCACTCTCGTTCCACTCTTCAGCCTCAGCACCGGCCCCTGGCTCTGATCCATCTGGAAAATGCACATACATATATTCTCTTTACTCTGTGTAGTGGAAGTTCTATCATCAACATGAAACCCAACAAGAGGGCACATCAATCTTACATCTTCGCCGTGGATGGTACACTTGGATGTCAGGTCGACGGGGTCGTCTAGGAGTTGTGGTGTGCCTCCGCCGCTGGAGTTCTTTGGCTTGCTTCACCTCTTTATCATAGTCATCTCttgaagagagagggaatgaaacTTTTGTTATTGCTTTGAAAGGTATATTACACCACAAGCTTGCTGAACACATGTACTGCAAATCATTTCCGACCAAACCTGGTTAGTCAAGTGAGAGCAAGTAGGTCATGTTCTTGTTTTGCTCTGCATAAGGATGACTAAGTTCATATTCTGATTCCCTGATGTAAGCAAAATTTAATAAGGCTGAGCTTGAGTGTACACATCAATTCTgcttcattttacatttagtgtATTGTAGAGATAGTATTTTAGAACTTTACTGAAATGCATTTCAAAACCTAAATGAATTTTGGTTTTCTCAAgtacatttacatattcatgCTGTGTCAATGTTGTGCAACAAAGGTTAATATTACATTTGTAGTCTTAACACAATCCTACAATTTGATACAAGTACCAGTCAGCAGAGATAACAAAATCAATAAGAAGGTAAAATTTACTTCATTAGAGTGTCTCTTGGAGATCCTGTCGTAAAGACATGAAAAGCTGAATTACCTAGCCTGTTCTTTGATAGCTGAATCTGACTACAATATGGGGCACTGATTCGCCCCTAACAATACTAAAAATACTCTGCAAGtagatttgtttttcaacaaGCAGTTACATTTTGTCTCCTGTGTCCTAAACCAAGGATAAGTTTGACCAATAGGCCTGTGCGACTTTTGCTTATATTCATTTTAGGCATAACATGATATGAATATATTATTATCTGCTCTGCCAGGTAACTTTTCTTCACCATCAGAACAACttcttttaaaaagagaaaagtgcaCATGCTGCCCCATATATTGTGGCTGGATGTTGTGAACTAGGTAGCATGCTAACTGCTAGCTAACGGTAGCTGAGGAAATCACCTAGCAATCTGGTTCCTCCGGATATGGTGCAGGAAGCCGTGGCTCATATCCAAACGGCCCCCAGGTTTGTATTTCAGCTCATGCCCTTCATCGTCTCTCAAAATATCCATTTCAACAGACAGTTCCAATATGATGACAGTATTTATGTGCTAATGATGCTACTGATTGCAACAACCCTCAATCAAAGCACTGACAAAAAGCTATATGCTAACTAATGGTAATATGTTGTCCAACTGCAACACTCCCGGCGTTTATAAATGAGTACTAaccaaaaacaatatttctttCAAAAAGGAAATTTACAAAAcgcataaaaacaacaatgactgaCATAATATTCAATAAAACAGCAGGTTACATTGCAAAAAAACTGAGACTTATCACATTGATTTTAGCACTGGGCAGCTCTCGATGTAGCTCCTAACTCCGGAATAGGTTTTTGTCCATTTGCTGACTGGGACATACAAACACCGCGAGTTTCGACGCATACGGCGTATGACCCATTCATCTAATCCAAATAAAGTTGTggcttctctgttgttttgacATTAAGCTTGCAGGCTAACCGCTGCGATGGTTTCTCTGAAACGAGAAAGAGAAGTTGATGTGGACGACGATGACAGCGATGACGGGGGTACGTTTATTTAGTTCTAACGTATGTCCTACGTTCAGTTAGCTGGTAGCTATGCTACTGGTAGACATCTGAAAGTGCGTTCGATTTTTATCATGGGTTGGCCCAACTATACAGAGGCGGCTCAGTTAATATCTCTGGTGTGTGGTTTTAAACTGCTGAAACAAAGCCCCGCCCTTTCAGCGCACCTTGTGTTTCAAAACCAACATCTAACAAAACTAAAAGCTAGGTTAGCTACGTGTTTAGCTAGCTTTCATCCTATTGATTGAACATAAACTGTACTGACTCTAATCTGTATGTTTCCCTTCGTGTTGTAGTGGCAGCCAAAATAGGACGAGGGCGTGTAGTAGAAGACCGAAGAAGCCGCCATTGCCCTTATCTTGACACCATAAACAGGCAAGATAAAGTTGAATGTACACAGCTGATAGGGCTAAATGCTAGTTAGCCCGGTCCTCCTCCATAGCTGATGCCCAATTTTGTCTGTTAATCCTTCAGGAGTGTGCTGGACTTTGACTTTGAGAAGctctgctccatctctctctcccacatCAACGTCTACGCCTGCCTTATATGTGGGAAATACTTTCAAGGTAGATGAATTATCTGACATTTAAACCAGGATTAAACATGGTGGTTGTGTGAGAATAATTTATTCACGTGTGCTCCCTTGCAGGTAGAGGTCTTAAGTCCCATGCCTACACTCACAGTGTACAATTTACCCATCACGTGTTCCTCAATCTGCACACTCTCAAGTTTTACTGTCTGCCAGACAACTATGAGATCATTGACTCTTCACTAGAAGACATCACTGTAAGTAAAACCATGGGGGTCTGTTCTGCTCATTTGTTAAAATGCTGTTGCAATTAAATTTGGAATTGATATTTCATGTTCAGTCGGTATTTCCAAATTCtattttttgtctgtaatgTGTTAACACTTCTTTTTCTACAGTATGTGCTAAAGCCAACTTTCACCAAGCAGCACATCGCAGGGCTGGACAAGCAGGGTAAACTGTACCGCGCTTACGATGGTACGACATACCTGCCAGGCATTGTCGGGCTCAACAACATCAAAGCCAATGACTACGCTAATGTGGTGTTACAGGTATGATTATCTGCCACAGTGGACATTATCTGGATTAAGTCATAAACTTTTTAATAATACCCgctgttttatatttgattCTTCTTCCTAGGCTTTTTCCAATGTTCCACCTTTGCGAAACTACTTCCTGGAAGAGGAAAACTATAGAGGAATCCGCAGGCCACCGGGGGACATCATGTTCCTCTTGGTGCAGAGGTTTGGTGAGCTGATGCGAAAACTCTGGAATCCAAGAAACTTCAAGGCCCACGTGTCTCCCCATGAGATGCTGCAGGCTGTGGTGCTGTGCAGCAAGAAGAACTTCCAAATTACTAAGCAAGGTAAGATTTATGTTGCAACACATATTACAGTACAAGAACAGAGGATTCACATTACATAGGGTTTTAACACGTTGATAACTGTAGGCTGTGGTCCTGATTGATTGTTTTCTGTTCCGTAGGAGATGCTGTGGACTTCATGACATGGTTCTTGAATGCTCTGCATGGTGCTTTGGGAGGCACAAAGAAAAAATCATGTGAGTATTAGGAAAATTAAAGAGGTTTTATCTGTAATTGTTAGATCATAATGTACATAACCAATGGGTATTTGACATGttaataatgtatttttgctttttttctccaggGCTTATATTTACAACATTAATCTCTGTCCTCATGTCTTTCTTCCATTATAGCAATCATTACAAAAGCATTTCAAGGCTCCATGCGGATCTTCTCCAAGAAACTTCCACACCCTGATTTAGTAAGTTTGCTGCTTGTATTTGAACTTGAACCATATGAATCAAGTTACTAATGTTGAAGCAAAGGGCGAGGGAGACAATATTCATTTTTCACATGCCCACTAATGTACCTCTCCTAAACCAGTCATTTAGTGTTTAACTGTGTAGCTACTTTTGTCAACCCctgtgaaaacatatttttttaacagaatctgcatggtgtttttttttttttttcatgttcattttcCAGCcacaagaggagaaagaggcaTTGCTTATGACAGAAGAGTACCAGGAACAGATGTCTGAGTCCACCTTCCTGTTTCTGACACTTGACCTCCCAACAGCTCCACTGTACAAGGATGAGAAGGAGCAGCTTATCATCCCGCAGGTCCCTCTCTTCAACATCCTGGGAAAGTTCAATGGTAGCACAGAGAAGGTAAAGTTTCCCTCACATCCTGTTGTCTTTCTTGTAATCaagtgcaaaataaaaacattgcaAACAGTGGCAGTGTTACTATACAGCTATCTTTactaaaatgattttctggaAAAAGGCTGGATTGTAATGTTTTGACATATACTCATACCTAAAGCAAAGTGTGTAATCTCTGCAGCAACTTCATTCAGATGCCAGatattatttataatatatattatattaatattataatatgtaTAATTCAAACATAATACCTCTGCACACTCTTCTATCTCATTTATATGCAGGAATACAAAACCTACAAAGAGAATTTTCTCAAAAGGTTCCAGCTGACCAA is from Lates calcarifer isolate ASB-BC8 linkage group LG13, TLL_Latcal_v3, whole genome shotgun sequence and encodes:
- the usp39 gene encoding U4/U6.U5 tri-snRNP-associated protein 2: MVSLKREREVDVDDDDSDDGVAAKIGRGRVVEDRRSRHCPYLDTINRSVLDFDFEKLCSISLSHINVYACLICGKYFQGRGLKSHAYTHSVQFTHHVFLNLHTLKFYCLPDNYEIIDSSLEDITYVLKPTFTKQHIAGLDKQGKLYRAYDGTTYLPGIVGLNNIKANDYANVVLQAFSNVPPLRNYFLEEENYRGIRRPPGDIMFLLVQRFGELMRKLWNPRNFKAHVSPHEMLQAVVLCSKKNFQITKQGDAVDFMTWFLNALHGALGGTKKKSSIITKAFQGSMRIFSKKLPHPDLPQEEKEALLMTEEYQEQMSESTFLFLTLDLPTAPLYKDEKEQLIIPQVPLFNILGKFNGSTEKEYKTYKENFLKRFQLTKLPPYLIFCIKRFTKNNFFVEKNPTIVNFPITNVDLREYLTEEAQATEKNTTYDLVANIVHDGKPTEGAYRIHVLHHGTGKWYEMQDLQVIDILPQMITLSEAYIQIWKRQESDNDTNNHTGV
- the lg13h2orf68 gene encoding UPF0561 protein C2orf68 homolog isoform X1; the encoded protein is MDILRDDEGHELKYKPGGRLDMSHGFLHHIRRNQIARDDYDKEVKQAKELQRRRHTTTPRRPRRPDIQVYHPRRRYGSEPGAGAEAEEWNESGSSTETETHGTELFWLDYQADSGAITSFLVHKNDKPEKVVERVAEKNILDSSMRAALEARIQKEMDKRRDKR
- the lg13h2orf68 gene encoding UPF0561 protein C2orf68 homolog isoform X2 codes for the protein MRRNSRCLYVPVSKWTKTYSGVRSYIESCPVLKSIDDYDKEVKQAKELQRRRHTTTPRRPRRPDIQVYHPRRRYGSEPGAGAEAEEWNESGSSTETETHGTELFWLDYQADSGAITSFLVHKNDKPEKVVERVAEKNILDSSMRAALEARIQKEMDKRRDKR